In a genomic window of Lepisosteus oculatus isolate fLepOcu1 chromosome 5, fLepOcu1.hap2, whole genome shotgun sequence:
- the kif7 gene encoding kinesin-like protein kif7 isoform X3, giving the protein MAPKGPAQFRAEESLVQVVVRVRPLLPKELLHSHESCITADPVLNRVTLGHDRHFQCDFVFAESSGQEEVYSTCVQPLIEAFFLGFNATVFAYGQTGSGKTYTIGEANISSFSDDEQGIIPRAVAEVFKLLDENDLSDFSVRISYLEVYKEEFRDLLEVETASKDIHIREDDKGNIVLCGVKECEVEGLDEVLSLLETGNAARHTGATQMNPSSSRSHTIFTLAMEQRQGGPRAPGAAAHVLASKFHFVDLAGSERVLKTGNTGERLKESIQINSGLLALGNVIGALGDPKRRGSHIPYRDSKITRILKDSLGGNAKTLMIACISPSSADFDESLNTLNYARRAQNIQNRAVVNYRRAEPNRTEGLELQIKALRRALENRQRSETRTIARQDPERRAGAGGGELGRLQAESAHYRTCTDAAYRLLLELQGEGALSPGQLLQVKEWLCSVEEQRSELSTASGLDSGIESTSTEEGTTELQKGKGATTHQVIEQGAEECEKDRDEYISQLQARIQQLEKENTDFLAALEDAMEQYKQQSDKLQEQQDVIAELQTCLVQPGSSVSGLVVGVHLVHLKQRPHTAPTDSTRLCTSSAVQSTLVSNGDNRRISSRKVSHSGPGSCTGREDCVHCCQEGEEYQVDSFQDPDLLAAEEEGQGSQIKMKRDRGRHLNMTWTKREVLSTALSGQGRGCVSPDLLLPKSNSSGEGSGLRGSMGDSCPLVTSGPGQSGSDWGLLQAQQKIRELSINIRMKEELIKELVKTGRDAQAMNRQYSRKISELERQAERARAELTEAQKQLQDLEGHEPRDPANRSKAQECRRKIAAAQSRVQVLKQKQRDTAQLASLSAQSERRVQELERNVQNMRQQQDQLQRRLRQESQQKRRLESEMQRGKHRVKELEIKNEQQQKILRIKTEEIAAFQRKRRSGSNGSVISLEEQQKIEEQKRWLDEEMEHVLGQRRGLEELEGELTKREQILAKKEALLQERSGLESKRLRSSQALSKDLVLLSSRIESLERELSERNGQLRSSSAQDSQQIRQEISNLRLEKDQLLKQRTELDDKLRQGSLLSPEEERTLFQLDEAIEALDAAIEYKNEAITQRQRQLRASASMLSQWEMNLMAKLSYLSASETRALLCKYFDKVVCLREEERRLQLALAELEMRTEEQQQLVQWLEAALERQRLDTDRRLTQQQKEHERNIQLLLQQCRVLLIILRWMSGPGKHRERKEALTGLALGISKRSLVTCSSPSCPSETHCCSSHACQGGEQMDEGLAGRQRQYEGWIHNLGKELSHCKLANQELSNKLRELWGQTGQPADQAKAFHGAVQRGSDRDPDN; this is encoded by the exons ATGGCGCCTAAAGGACCTGCGCAGTTCAGGGCCGAGGAGAGCCTGGTGCAGGTGGTGGTCCGAGTGCGCCCCCTGCTGCCCAAAGAGCTGCTGCACAGCCATGAGAGCTGCATCACGGCGGACCCTGTGCTCAATAGGGTGACCCTCGGCCATGACCGCCACTTCCAGTGTGACTTTGTTTTTGCGGAGAGCAGTGGCCAAGAGGAGGTGTACTCCACCTGTGTGCAGCCCCTCATCGAGGCTTTCTTCCTGGGCTTCAACGCAACAGTGTTCGCCTACGGACAGACAGGCTCAGGCAAAACCTACACCATTGGGGAGGCCAATATCT CCTCCTTCAGCGATGACGAGCAGGGCATCATCCCGCGAGCCGTGGCCGAGGTCTTCAAGTTGCTGGACGAGAACGACCTGAGCGACTTCTCCGTGCGGATCTCCTACCTGGAGGTGTACAAGGAGGAGTTCAGGGACCTTCTGGAGGTGGAGACGGCTAGTAAGGACATCCACATCCGGGAGGATGACAAGGGCAACATTG TCCTCTGTGGGGTCAAGGAGTGCGAGGTGGAGGGGCTGGACGAGGTGCTGAGCCTGCTGGAGACAGGGAACGCAGCCAGGCACACAGGGGCCACGCAGATGAACCCCAGCTCCAGCCGCTCGCACACCATCTTCACCCTGGCCATGGAGCAGCGGCAGGGTGGGCCCCGGGCCCCTGGCGCCGCCGCACACGTCCTGGCCTCCAAGTTTCACTTCGTGGACTTGGCCGGCTCCGAGCGCGTCCTCAAGACCGGCAACACGGGCGAGCGGCTGAAGGAGAGCATCCAGATCAACAGCGGGCTGCTGGCGCTGGGCAACGTCATCGGGGCGCTGGGGGACCCCAAGAGAAGGGGCTCGCACATCCCCTATAGGGACTCCAAAATCACCAG GATCTTGAAGGACTCTCTGGGAGGGAATGCCAAGACCCTGATGATCGCGTGCATCAGCCCCTCCTCCGCCGACTTCGACGAGAGCCTCAACACGCTGAACTACGCCAGACGGGCTCAGAACATTCAGAACCGGGCTGTAGTGAACTACCGGCGGGCAGAGCCGAACCGCACGGAGGGACTGGAGCTGCAGATCAAAGCCTTGCGTCGCGCCCTGGAGAATCGGCAGAGGTCTGAGACCCGCACCATCGCCCGGCAGGACCCCGAGAGACGCGCCGGGGCGGGGGGCGGAGAGCTGGGCAGGCTGCAAGCAGAAAGCGCACACTACAGGACTTGCACAGACGCTGCGtacaggctgctgctggagctgCAGGGAGAGGGCGCGCTGAGCCCAGGCCAGCTGCTGCAGGTGAAGGAGTGGCTGTGCTCTGTGGAGGAGCAGCGCAGCGAGCTGAGCACGGCCTCAGGCCTGGACAGCGGAATCGAGAGCACGTCCACAGAGGAAGGAACCACAGAGCTGCAGAAGGGGAAGGGTGCCACCACACACCAG GTTATTGAACAGGGGGCAGAGGAGTGTGAGAAGGACCGGGATGAGTACATCTCTCAGCTACAGGCTCGGATCCAGcagctggagaaggagaacACAGACTTCCTGGCTGCTCTGGAGGATGCCATGGAGCAGTACAAACAGCAG AGTGACAAGCTTCAGGAGCAACAGGATGTAATTGCTGAGCTGCAGACATGCCTGGTCCAGCCTGGCTCCTCTGTGTCAGGTTTAGTGGTTGGTGTCCACCTGGTGCATCTCAAGCAGAGGCCGCACACTGCTCCTACAGACTCCACACGTCTCTGCACTTCAAGTGCAGTGCAGTCCACACTTGTTTCAAACGGGGACAATAGAAGGATCAGTTCCAGAAAG GTGAGCCATTCAGGTCCCGGCAGCTGTACGGGGAGGGAGGATTGTGTACACTGCTGCCAGGAAGGAGAGGAATACCAGGTAGACTCCTTTCAGGACCCTGACCTCCTTGCCGCTGAAGAAGAAGGGCAAGGCAGTCAGATCAAGAtgaagagagacagagggag ACACCTGAACATGACCTGGACCAAGAGAGAAGTGCTGAGTACTGCCTTGTCTGGCCAAGGGAGGGGGTGTGTGTCCCCAGATCTGCTACTGCCAAAGT CAAACAGCAGTGGTGAGGGGTCAGGTCTGCGAGGATCTATGGGAGACAGCTGCCCCCTGGTGACCTCCGGCCCAGGCCAGAGTGGCTCGGACTGGGGACTCCTGCAGGCCCAGCAGAAGATCCGTGAGCTGTCCATCAACATCCGCATGAAGGAGGAACTGATCAAGGAGCTGGTCAAGACAG GGAGGGACGCCCAGGCCATGAACAGGCAGTACAGCCGGAAGATCTCGGAGCTGGAGCGGCAGGCGGAGCGCGCGCGGGCCGAGCTGACGGAGGCGCAGAAGCAGCTGCAGGACCTGGAGGGCCACGAGCCCCGGGACCCGGCCAACCGGTCCAAGGCGCAGGAGTGCCGCAGGAAGATCGCCGCGGCACAAAGCAGAGTGCAG GTCCTGAAGCAGAAGCAGCGTGACACGGCACAGCTGGCCTCCCTGTCAGCCCAGAGCGAGCGGCGGGTCCAGGAGCTGGAGAGGAACGTGCAGAACATGCGGCAGCAGCAAGACCAGCTGCAGCGCCGCCTGCGCCAGGAGAGCCAGCAGAAGCGCCGGCTGGAGAGCGAGATGCAGAGGGGCAAACATCGTGTCAAG GAGCTGGAGATAAAGAACGAGCAGCAGCAGAAGATCCTGAGGATCAAGACGGAGGAGATCGCGGCCTTCCAGAGGAAGAGGCGCAGCGGGAGCAATGGTTCTGTCATCTCGTTGGAGGAGCAGCAG AAGATAGAGGAGCAGAAGCGCTGGCTGGACGAGGAGATGGAGCACGTGCTGGGGCAGCGCCGGGGGTTGGAGGAGCTGGAGGGCGAGCTGACCAAGAGAGAGCAGATCCTGGCCAAGAAGGAGGCCCTGCTGCAGGAGCGCAGCGGCCTGGAGAGCAAGAGGCTGCGCTCCAGCCAG GCCCTGAGTAAAGACCTCGTCCTCCTGTCCAGCCGCATCGAGTCCCTGGAGCGGGAGCTCTCCGAGAGGAACGGCCAGCTCCGCAGCAGCAGTGCCCAGGACTCCCAGCAGATCCGCCAGGAGATATCCAACCTGCGCCTGGAGAAGGACCAGCTCCTGAAGCAGCGAACAGAGCTGGACGACAAACTGCGCCAGGGCAGCCTTCTCTCCCCCGAG GAGGAGCGGACTCTGTTCCAGCTGGACGAGGCCATCGAGGCTTTGGATGCTGCCATCGAGTACAAGAACGAGGCCATCACCCAGCGGCAGAGGCAGCTCCGGGCCTCCGCCAGCATGCTGTCCCAGTGGGAGATGAACCTGATGGCCAAGCTCAGCTACCTGTCCGCCTCCGAGACACGAGCCCTCCTCTGCAAGTACTTCGACAAG GTGGTGTGTCTGCGCGAGGAGGAGCGCCGGCTGCAGCTGGCCCTGGCAGAGCTGGAGATGCGCActgaggagcagcagcagctggtCCAGTGGCTGGAGGCAGCGCTGGAGAGGCAGCGGCTGGACACTGACCGCAGGCTGACCCAGCAGCAGAAGGAGCACGAGAGGAACatccagctgctgctgcagcagtgcagag TCttacttattattttaagatGGATGAGTGGCCCAGGGaagcacagagagagaaaggaagCCCTGACAGGTCTGGCCCTCGGGATCAGCAAGCGGTCTCTTGTCACATGCTCCAGCCCCTCGTGTCCCTCAGAAACACACTGCTGCTCTAGTCATGCATGCCAAGGAGGAG AGCAAATGGATGAAGGGCTGGCGGGGAGGCAGCGCCAGTACGAGGGCTGGATACACAACCTTGGCAAGGAGCTCAGCCACTGCAAGCTGGCCAACCAGGAGCTGAGCAATAAACTGAGGGAGCTGTGGGGGCAAACCGGTCAGCCTGCAGACCAGGCCAAAG
- the kif7 gene encoding kinesin-like protein kif7 isoform X7: MAPKGPAQFRAEESLVQVVVRVRPLLPKELLHSHESCITADPVLNRVTLGHDRHFQCDFVFAESSGQEEVYSTCVQPLIEAFFLGFNATVFAYGQTGSGKTYTIGEANISSFSDDEQGIIPRAVAEVFKLLDENDLSDFSVRISYLEVYKEEFRDLLEVETASKDIHIREDDKGNIVLCGVKECEVEGLDEVLSLLETGNAARHTGATQMNPSSSRSHTIFTLAMEQRQGGPRAPGAAAHVLASKFHFVDLAGSERVLKTGNTGERLKESIQINSGLLALGNVIGALGDPKRRGSHIPYRDSKITRILKDSLGGNAKTLMIACISPSSADFDESLNTLNYARRAQNIQNRAVVNYRRAEPNRTEGLELQIKALRRALENRQRSETRTIARQDPERRAGAGGGELGRLQAESAHYRTCTDAAYRLLLELQGEGALSPGQLLQVKEWLCSVEEQRSELSTASGLDSGIESTSTEEGTTELQKGKGATTHQVIEQGAEECEKDRDEYISQLQARIQQLEKENTDFLAALEDAMEQYKQQSDKLQEQQDVIAELQTCLVQPGSSVSGLVVGVHLVHLKQRPHTAPTDSTRLCTSSAVQSTLVSNGDNRRISSRKVSHSGPGSCTGREDCVHCCQEGEEYQVDSFQDPDLLAAEEEGQGSQIKMKRDRGRHLNMTWTKREVLSTALSGQGRGCVSPDLLLPKSNSSGEGSGLRGSMGDSCPLVTSGPGQSGSDWGLLQAQQKIRELSINIRMKEELIKELVKTGRDAQAMNRQYSRKISELERQAERARAELTEAQKQLQDLEGHEPRDPANRSKAQECRRKIAAAQSRVQVLKQKQRDTAQLASLSAQSERRVQELERNVQNMRQQQDQLQRRLRQESQQKRRLESEMQRGKHRVKELEIKNEQQQKILRIKTEEIAAFQRKRRSGSNGSVISLEEQQKIEEQKRWLDEEMEHVLGQRRGLEELEGELTKREQILAKKEALLQERSGLESKRLRSSQALSKDLVLLSSRIESLERELSERNGQLRSSSAQDSQQIRQEISNLRLEKDQLLKQRTELDDKLRQGSLLSPELFHLLDKAECILWSSHCHRIFRALTPSNRQQTGRRTAVVGGESSGMAGSGLGLTEHACLR, encoded by the exons ATGGCGCCTAAAGGACCTGCGCAGTTCAGGGCCGAGGAGAGCCTGGTGCAGGTGGTGGTCCGAGTGCGCCCCCTGCTGCCCAAAGAGCTGCTGCACAGCCATGAGAGCTGCATCACGGCGGACCCTGTGCTCAATAGGGTGACCCTCGGCCATGACCGCCACTTCCAGTGTGACTTTGTTTTTGCGGAGAGCAGTGGCCAAGAGGAGGTGTACTCCACCTGTGTGCAGCCCCTCATCGAGGCTTTCTTCCTGGGCTTCAACGCAACAGTGTTCGCCTACGGACAGACAGGCTCAGGCAAAACCTACACCATTGGGGAGGCCAATATCT CCTCCTTCAGCGATGACGAGCAGGGCATCATCCCGCGAGCCGTGGCCGAGGTCTTCAAGTTGCTGGACGAGAACGACCTGAGCGACTTCTCCGTGCGGATCTCCTACCTGGAGGTGTACAAGGAGGAGTTCAGGGACCTTCTGGAGGTGGAGACGGCTAGTAAGGACATCCACATCCGGGAGGATGACAAGGGCAACATTG TCCTCTGTGGGGTCAAGGAGTGCGAGGTGGAGGGGCTGGACGAGGTGCTGAGCCTGCTGGAGACAGGGAACGCAGCCAGGCACACAGGGGCCACGCAGATGAACCCCAGCTCCAGCCGCTCGCACACCATCTTCACCCTGGCCATGGAGCAGCGGCAGGGTGGGCCCCGGGCCCCTGGCGCCGCCGCACACGTCCTGGCCTCCAAGTTTCACTTCGTGGACTTGGCCGGCTCCGAGCGCGTCCTCAAGACCGGCAACACGGGCGAGCGGCTGAAGGAGAGCATCCAGATCAACAGCGGGCTGCTGGCGCTGGGCAACGTCATCGGGGCGCTGGGGGACCCCAAGAGAAGGGGCTCGCACATCCCCTATAGGGACTCCAAAATCACCAG GATCTTGAAGGACTCTCTGGGAGGGAATGCCAAGACCCTGATGATCGCGTGCATCAGCCCCTCCTCCGCCGACTTCGACGAGAGCCTCAACACGCTGAACTACGCCAGACGGGCTCAGAACATTCAGAACCGGGCTGTAGTGAACTACCGGCGGGCAGAGCCGAACCGCACGGAGGGACTGGAGCTGCAGATCAAAGCCTTGCGTCGCGCCCTGGAGAATCGGCAGAGGTCTGAGACCCGCACCATCGCCCGGCAGGACCCCGAGAGACGCGCCGGGGCGGGGGGCGGAGAGCTGGGCAGGCTGCAAGCAGAAAGCGCACACTACAGGACTTGCACAGACGCTGCGtacaggctgctgctggagctgCAGGGAGAGGGCGCGCTGAGCCCAGGCCAGCTGCTGCAGGTGAAGGAGTGGCTGTGCTCTGTGGAGGAGCAGCGCAGCGAGCTGAGCACGGCCTCAGGCCTGGACAGCGGAATCGAGAGCACGTCCACAGAGGAAGGAACCACAGAGCTGCAGAAGGGGAAGGGTGCCACCACACACCAG GTTATTGAACAGGGGGCAGAGGAGTGTGAGAAGGACCGGGATGAGTACATCTCTCAGCTACAGGCTCGGATCCAGcagctggagaaggagaacACAGACTTCCTGGCTGCTCTGGAGGATGCCATGGAGCAGTACAAACAGCAG AGTGACAAGCTTCAGGAGCAACAGGATGTAATTGCTGAGCTGCAGACATGCCTGGTCCAGCCTGGCTCCTCTGTGTCAGGTTTAGTGGTTGGTGTCCACCTGGTGCATCTCAAGCAGAGGCCGCACACTGCTCCTACAGACTCCACACGTCTCTGCACTTCAAGTGCAGTGCAGTCCACACTTGTTTCAAACGGGGACAATAGAAGGATCAGTTCCAGAAAG GTGAGCCATTCAGGTCCCGGCAGCTGTACGGGGAGGGAGGATTGTGTACACTGCTGCCAGGAAGGAGAGGAATACCAGGTAGACTCCTTTCAGGACCCTGACCTCCTTGCCGCTGAAGAAGAAGGGCAAGGCAGTCAGATCAAGAtgaagagagacagagggag ACACCTGAACATGACCTGGACCAAGAGAGAAGTGCTGAGTACTGCCTTGTCTGGCCAAGGGAGGGGGTGTGTGTCCCCAGATCTGCTACTGCCAAAGT CAAACAGCAGTGGTGAGGGGTCAGGTCTGCGAGGATCTATGGGAGACAGCTGCCCCCTGGTGACCTCCGGCCCAGGCCAGAGTGGCTCGGACTGGGGACTCCTGCAGGCCCAGCAGAAGATCCGTGAGCTGTCCATCAACATCCGCATGAAGGAGGAACTGATCAAGGAGCTGGTCAAGACAG GGAGGGACGCCCAGGCCATGAACAGGCAGTACAGCCGGAAGATCTCGGAGCTGGAGCGGCAGGCGGAGCGCGCGCGGGCCGAGCTGACGGAGGCGCAGAAGCAGCTGCAGGACCTGGAGGGCCACGAGCCCCGGGACCCGGCCAACCGGTCCAAGGCGCAGGAGTGCCGCAGGAAGATCGCCGCGGCACAAAGCAGAGTGCAG GTCCTGAAGCAGAAGCAGCGTGACACGGCACAGCTGGCCTCCCTGTCAGCCCAGAGCGAGCGGCGGGTCCAGGAGCTGGAGAGGAACGTGCAGAACATGCGGCAGCAGCAAGACCAGCTGCAGCGCCGCCTGCGCCAGGAGAGCCAGCAGAAGCGCCGGCTGGAGAGCGAGATGCAGAGGGGCAAACATCGTGTCAAG GAGCTGGAGATAAAGAACGAGCAGCAGCAGAAGATCCTGAGGATCAAGACGGAGGAGATCGCGGCCTTCCAGAGGAAGAGGCGCAGCGGGAGCAATGGTTCTGTCATCTCGTTGGAGGAGCAGCAG AAGATAGAGGAGCAGAAGCGCTGGCTGGACGAGGAGATGGAGCACGTGCTGGGGCAGCGCCGGGGGTTGGAGGAGCTGGAGGGCGAGCTGACCAAGAGAGAGCAGATCCTGGCCAAGAAGGAGGCCCTGCTGCAGGAGCGCAGCGGCCTGGAGAGCAAGAGGCTGCGCTCCAGCCAG GCCCTGAGTAAAGACCTCGTCCTCCTGTCCAGCCGCATCGAGTCCCTGGAGCGGGAGCTCTCCGAGAGGAACGGCCAGCTCCGCAGCAGCAGTGCCCAGGACTCCCAGCAGATCCGCCAGGAGATATCCAACCTGCGCCTGGAGAAGGACCAGCTCCTGAAGCAGCGAACAGAGCTGGACGACAAACTGCGCCAGGGCAGCCTTCTCTCCCCCGAG CTGTTTCACTTATTAGATAAGGCTGAATGCATTCTGTGGTCATCTCATTGCCACCGAATCTTCAGGGCATTGACTCCTTCGAacagacagcagacaggaagGCGCACTGCTGTCGTGGGGGGAGAATCCTCAGGGATGGCTGGAAGTGGTTTGGGTTTAACTGAACACGCCTGTCTGCGCTGA
- the kif7 gene encoding kinesin-like protein kif7 isoform X5 yields MTRATLAACRGERGEPSDVVTVSLASAVLCGVKECEVEGLDEVLSLLETGNAARHTGATQMNPSSSRSHTIFTLAMEQRQGGPRAPGAAAHVLASKFHFVDLAGSERVLKTGNTGERLKESIQINSGLLALGNVIGALGDPKRRGSHIPYRDSKITRILKDSLGGNAKTLMIACISPSSADFDESLNTLNYARRAQNIQNRAVVNYRRAEPNRTEGLELQIKALRRALENRQRSETRTIARQDPERRAGAGGGELGRLQAESAHYRTCTDAAYRLLLELQGEGALSPGQLLQVKEWLCSVEEQRSELSTASGLDSGIESTSTEEGTTELQKGKGATTHQVIEQGAEECEKDRDEYISQLQARIQQLEKENTDFLAALEDAMEQYKQQSDKLQEQQDVIAELQTCLVQPGSSVSGLVVGVHLVHLKQRPHTAPTDSTRLCTSSAVQSTLVSNGDNRRISSRKVSHSGPGSCTGREDCVHCCQEGEEYQVDSFQDPDLLAAEEEGQGSQIKMKRDRGRHLNMTWTKREVLSTALSGQGRGCVSPDLLLPKSNSSGEGSGLRGSMGDSCPLVTSGPGQSGSDWGLLQAQQKIRELSINIRMKEELIKELVKTGRDAQAMNRQYSRKISELERQAERARAELTEAQKQLQDLEGHEPRDPANRSKAQECRRKIAAAQSRVQVLKQKQRDTAQLASLSAQSERRVQELERNVQNMRQQQDQLQRRLRQESQQKRRLESEMQRGKHRVKELEIKNEQQQKILRIKTEEIAAFQRKRRSGSNGSVISLEEQQKIEEQKRWLDEEMEHVLGQRRGLEELEGELTKREQILAKKEALLQERSGLESKRLRSSQALSKDLVLLSSRIESLERELSERNGQLRSSSAQDSQQIRQEISNLRLEKDQLLKQRTELDDKLRQGSLLSPEEERTLFQLDEAIEALDAAIEYKNEAITQRQRQLRASASMLSQWEMNLMAKLSYLSASETRALLCKYFDKVVCLREEERRLQLALAELEMRTEEQQQLVQWLEAALERQRLDTDRRLTQQQKEHERNIQLLLQQCRVLLIILRWMSGPGKHRERKEALTGLALGISKRSLVTCSSPSCPSETHCCSSHACQGGEQMDEGLAGRQRQYEGWIHNLGKELSHCKLANQELSNKLRELWGQTGQPADQAKGTAGGRAEDSGEPPDRGPRPREEVRELVRAPLPPTWRRSSLPSEDQPGLEELRQRLPGLAPGPWGGPLPPAPSALARPRRELRRSSLSTGPLLTSASIIDVRRNPL; encoded by the exons ATGACAAGGGCAACATTG GCGGCGTGTCGGGGTGAGAGAGGGGAGCCATCTGATGTTGTCACCGTGTCTCTGGCATCTGCAGTCCTCTGTGGGGTCAAGGAGTGCGAGGTGGAGGGGCTGGACGAGGTGCTGAGCCTGCTGGAGACAGGGAACGCAGCCAGGCACACAGGGGCCACGCAGATGAACCCCAGCTCCAGCCGCTCGCACACCATCTTCACCCTGGCCATGGAGCAGCGGCAGGGTGGGCCCCGGGCCCCTGGCGCCGCCGCACACGTCCTGGCCTCCAAGTTTCACTTCGTGGACTTGGCCGGCTCCGAGCGCGTCCTCAAGACCGGCAACACGGGCGAGCGGCTGAAGGAGAGCATCCAGATCAACAGCGGGCTGCTGGCGCTGGGCAACGTCATCGGGGCGCTGGGGGACCCCAAGAGAAGGGGCTCGCACATCCCCTATAGGGACTCCAAAATCACCAG GATCTTGAAGGACTCTCTGGGAGGGAATGCCAAGACCCTGATGATCGCGTGCATCAGCCCCTCCTCCGCCGACTTCGACGAGAGCCTCAACACGCTGAACTACGCCAGACGGGCTCAGAACATTCAGAACCGGGCTGTAGTGAACTACCGGCGGGCAGAGCCGAACCGCACGGAGGGACTGGAGCTGCAGATCAAAGCCTTGCGTCGCGCCCTGGAGAATCGGCAGAGGTCTGAGACCCGCACCATCGCCCGGCAGGACCCCGAGAGACGCGCCGGGGCGGGGGGCGGAGAGCTGGGCAGGCTGCAAGCAGAAAGCGCACACTACAGGACTTGCACAGACGCTGCGtacaggctgctgctggagctgCAGGGAGAGGGCGCGCTGAGCCCAGGCCAGCTGCTGCAGGTGAAGGAGTGGCTGTGCTCTGTGGAGGAGCAGCGCAGCGAGCTGAGCACGGCCTCAGGCCTGGACAGCGGAATCGAGAGCACGTCCACAGAGGAAGGAACCACAGAGCTGCAGAAGGGGAAGGGTGCCACCACACACCAG GTTATTGAACAGGGGGCAGAGGAGTGTGAGAAGGACCGGGATGAGTACATCTCTCAGCTACAGGCTCGGATCCAGcagctggagaaggagaacACAGACTTCCTGGCTGCTCTGGAGGATGCCATGGAGCAGTACAAACAGCAG AGTGACAAGCTTCAGGAGCAACAGGATGTAATTGCTGAGCTGCAGACATGCCTGGTCCAGCCTGGCTCCTCTGTGTCAGGTTTAGTGGTTGGTGTCCACCTGGTGCATCTCAAGCAGAGGCCGCACACTGCTCCTACAGACTCCACACGTCTCTGCACTTCAAGTGCAGTGCAGTCCACACTTGTTTCAAACGGGGACAATAGAAGGATCAGTTCCAGAAAG GTGAGCCATTCAGGTCCCGGCAGCTGTACGGGGAGGGAGGATTGTGTACACTGCTGCCAGGAAGGAGAGGAATACCAGGTAGACTCCTTTCAGGACCCTGACCTCCTTGCCGCTGAAGAAGAAGGGCAAGGCAGTCAGATCAAGAtgaagagagacagagggag ACACCTGAACATGACCTGGACCAAGAGAGAAGTGCTGAGTACTGCCTTGTCTGGCCAAGGGAGGGGGTGTGTGTCCCCAGATCTGCTACTGCCAAAGT CAAACAGCAGTGGTGAGGGGTCAGGTCTGCGAGGATCTATGGGAGACAGCTGCCCCCTGGTGACCTCCGGCCCAGGCCAGAGTGGCTCGGACTGGGGACTCCTGCAGGCCCAGCAGAAGATCCGTGAGCTGTCCATCAACATCCGCATGAAGGAGGAACTGATCAAGGAGCTGGTCAAGACAG GGAGGGACGCCCAGGCCATGAACAGGCAGTACAGCCGGAAGATCTCGGAGCTGGAGCGGCAGGCGGAGCGCGCGCGGGCCGAGCTGACGGAGGCGCAGAAGCAGCTGCAGGACCTGGAGGGCCACGAGCCCCGGGACCCGGCCAACCGGTCCAAGGCGCAGGAGTGCCGCAGGAAGATCGCCGCGGCACAAAGCAGAGTGCAG GTCCTGAAGCAGAAGCAGCGTGACACGGCACAGCTGGCCTCCCTGTCAGCCCAGAGCGAGCGGCGGGTCCAGGAGCTGGAGAGGAACGTGCAGAACATGCGGCAGCAGCAAGACCAGCTGCAGCGCCGCCTGCGCCAGGAGAGCCAGCAGAAGCGCCGGCTGGAGAGCGAGATGCAGAGGGGCAAACATCGTGTCAAG GAGCTGGAGATAAAGAACGAGCAGCAGCAGAAGATCCTGAGGATCAAGACGGAGGAGATCGCGGCCTTCCAGAGGAAGAGGCGCAGCGGGAGCAATGGTTCTGTCATCTCGTTGGAGGAGCAGCAG AAGATAGAGGAGCAGAAGCGCTGGCTGGACGAGGAGATGGAGCACGTGCTGGGGCAGCGCCGGGGGTTGGAGGAGCTGGAGGGCGAGCTGACCAAGAGAGAGCAGATCCTGGCCAAGAAGGAGGCCCTGCTGCAGGAGCGCAGCGGCCTGGAGAGCAAGAGGCTGCGCTCCAGCCAG GCCCTGAGTAAAGACCTCGTCCTCCTGTCCAGCCGCATCGAGTCCCTGGAGCGGGAGCTCTCCGAGAGGAACGGCCAGCTCCGCAGCAGCAGTGCCCAGGACTCCCAGCAGATCCGCCAGGAGATATCCAACCTGCGCCTGGAGAAGGACCAGCTCCTGAAGCAGCGAACAGAGCTGGACGACAAACTGCGCCAGGGCAGCCTTCTCTCCCCCGAG GAGGAGCGGACTCTGTTCCAGCTGGACGAGGCCATCGAGGCTTTGGATGCTGCCATCGAGTACAAGAACGAGGCCATCACCCAGCGGCAGAGGCAGCTCCGGGCCTCCGCCAGCATGCTGTCCCAGTGGGAGATGAACCTGATGGCCAAGCTCAGCTACCTGTCCGCCTCCGAGACACGAGCCCTCCTCTGCAAGTACTTCGACAAG GTGGTGTGTCTGCGCGAGGAGGAGCGCCGGCTGCAGCTGGCCCTGGCAGAGCTGGAGATGCGCActgaggagcagcagcagctggtCCAGTGGCTGGAGGCAGCGCTGGAGAGGCAGCGGCTGGACACTGACCGCAGGCTGACCCAGCAGCAGAAGGAGCACGAGAGGAACatccagctgctgctgcagcagtgcagag TCttacttattattttaagatGGATGAGTGGCCCAGGGaagcacagagagagaaaggaagCCCTGACAGGTCTGGCCCTCGGGATCAGCAAGCGGTCTCTTGTCACATGCTCCAGCCCCTCGTGTCCCTCAGAAACACACTGCTGCTCTAGTCATGCATGCCAAGGAGGAG AGCAAATGGATGAAGGGCTGGCGGGGAGGCAGCGCCAGTACGAGGGCTGGATACACAACCTTGGCAAGGAGCTCAGCCACTGCAAGCTGGCCAACCAGGAGCTGAGCAATAAACTGAGGGAGCTGTGGGGGCAAACCGGTCAGCCTGCAGACCAGGCCAAAG